Proteins encoded in a region of the Haloarcula sp. CBA1129 genome:
- a CDS encoding zinc ribbon domain-containing protein, which produces MMVSEWLYGAIALLVGLHVLTMLYAYRHRGDPAGTTGQADTEARRGSATDDSTESIDCPQCGARNQQDYQFCRQCVADLTSGSPQRQPTDRSQPY; this is translated from the coding sequence ATGATGGTGAGTGAGTGGCTCTACGGCGCAATCGCGCTTCTCGTGGGGCTCCACGTCCTGACCATGCTGTACGCGTACCGGCATCGGGGCGACCCGGCCGGGACGACCGGTCAGGCCGATACTGAAGCGCGCCGTGGCAGCGCCACCGATGACAGCACTGAATCCATCGACTGTCCCCAGTGCGGGGCGAGGAACCAGCAGGACTACCAGTTCTGCCGGCAGTGCGTCGCCGACCTGACGAGTGGGAGCCCGCAGCGCCAGCCGACGGACCGAAGCCAGCCGTACTGA
- a CDS encoding DUF6735 family protein, producing MGRRTLVAVARPDGRYDCRIAHWGVDADPIAQSRPLGNDWTAATVLAALNATHDQLVVLDGSVRTYAVCWLDPTLSDIDDIVLARTADPAALRTWWVDRKDEACRLLDSKGRDPATIRRDLLASLRNRASSVYSPDDASFLRGDR from the coding sequence ATGGGTCGTCGAACGCTTGTGGCCGTCGCCCGTCCTGACGGCCGCTACGACTGCCGAATCGCACACTGGGGCGTCGACGCCGACCCCATCGCCCAGTCCCGACCGCTCGGGAACGACTGGACGGCCGCTACTGTCCTTGCTGCCCTCAATGCGACCCACGATCAGCTAGTCGTGCTCGATGGCTCGGTCCGGACCTACGCGGTCTGCTGGCTCGACCCGACGCTGTCAGATATCGACGATATCGTCCTCGCCCGCACTGCCGACCCCGCTGCGCTCCGGACGTGGTGGGTCGACCGGAAGGACGAGGCCTGTCGACTCCTCGATAGCAAGGGGCGGGACCCGGCGACCATCCGACGCGATCTGCTCGCGTCGCTCCGAAACCGCGCTTCGTCCGTCTACTCTCCCGACGACGCGTCCTTTTTACGCGGGGACCGCTAA